The Fusobacterium pseudoperiodonticum DNA window TGATGTTTCAGAAGTTTTAGGAGCAGAAGTTACTTGTGTACTAATTGGAGAAAGACCAGGATTAGCAACAGCTGAAAGTATGAGTGCTTACATTATGTATAAAGCATATGTAGGTATGCCAGAAGCTAAGAGAACTGTTGTATCTAACATTCATATAAAAGGTACACCAGCAGCAGAAGCTGGAGCACATATTGCTCACATCATTAAAAAAGTTTTAGATGCTAAAGCAAGTGGACAAGATTTAAAATTGTAATTATAAATAACATAAAAAACGATAAAAGGTATGGAGGTTAAAATGATAAATGATGCTTTAAGAGCCAGTGTATTATCTGTGAAGCTAATACCAAATGTAGATGCTAAAATGGCAGAAGAATTAAATCTTCCAAATGGTTATAGAAGTATTGGAATTATTACTGCTGACAGTGACGATGTTACTTATACAGCTTTAGATGAAGCTACAAAAATGGCAGAAGTAGTAATTGTATATGCTAAATCATTCTATGGAGGAGCAGCAAATGCTAATACAAAATTAGCAGGAGAAGTAATAGGAATAATGGCTGGACCAAATCCTGCTGAAGTAAAAAGTGGATTAAATGCAGCTGTAGACTTTATTGAAAATGGAGCTTGTTTCTACAGTGCAAACGAAGATGACACAGTTCCTTACTATGCACACTGTGTATCAAGAACAGGAAGCTATTTATCTAAAACAGCTGGAATAGAAGAAGGAGAAGCATTAGCATATTTAATAGCACCTCCTTTAGAAGCAATGTATGCATTAGATGCAGCATTAAAAGCAGCAGACGTAAGATTAGCAGCTTTCTTCGGACCACCTTCAGAAACAAACTTTGGTGGAGGATTATTAACAGGAAGTCAATCAGCTTGTAAATCTGCTTGTGATGCTTTTGCAGAAGCAGTTAAGTTTGTTGCACAAAACCCTAAAAAAATCTAAGGAGTAAAATATGAAAGCACTTGGACTAATAGAAACAAGGGGAATGGTTGGAGCCATTGTAGCAGCAGACATAGCTTTAAAAACTGCACAAGTTGAACTAATAAATAGAGAACACACAAAAGGTGGACTTGTATGTATTGAGTTTGAAGGAGATGTTGCAGCAGTAAAAGCTTCAGTAGAAGCAGCTGTTATGGCAATAAAAGACATGGGAGTTTACGTAGGTAGCCATGTAATACCAAGACCTGATGATTCTGTTGAAAAGATTATCAAAAGAAAATTAGGAACTTCTGAACAAAAAGAAGAAGTTGTTGAAGAAACAAAAGAAGAAGTGAAAGAAGAACCTAAAGAAACTGAAGTTGAAGAAGAAGTTTCAGAAAACTCAGAAATGAAAAAAATTGAAGAAGAAATTGAAGAAATCAATGAAATCTTAAAAGTTAGTAAAAATAAAAAAACAAAACATAAAAAATAAATTTTAAAAATAAGAAGGAGAGATGAATATTATGTCAACATTAAACGCATTAGGAATGATAGAAACTAAAGGATTAGTAGCAGCAGTAGAAGCAGCAGATGCTATG harbors:
- the eutL gene encoding ethanolamine utilization microcompartment protein EutL, with the protein product MINDALRASVLSVKLIPNVDAKMAEELNLPNGYRSIGIITADSDDVTYTALDEATKMAEVVIVYAKSFYGGAANANTKLAGEVIGIMAGPNPAEVKSGLNAAVDFIENGACFYSANEDDTVPYYAHCVSRTGSYLSKTAGIEEGEALAYLIAPPLEAMYALDAALKAADVRLAAFFGPPSETNFGGGLLTGSQSACKSACDAFAEAVKFVAQNPKKI
- a CDS encoding BMC domain-containing protein — translated: MKALGLIETRGMVGAIVAADIALKTAQVELINREHTKGGLVCIEFEGDVAAVKASVEAAVMAIKDMGVYVGSHVIPRPDDSVEKIIKRKLGTSEQKEEVVEETKEEVKEEPKETEVEEEVSENSEMKKIEEEIEEINEILKVSKNKKTKHKK